Proteins encoded together in one Benincasa hispida cultivar B227 chromosome 1, ASM972705v1, whole genome shotgun sequence window:
- the LOC120070225 gene encoding uncharacterized protein LOC120070225, with product MDIWSWISDLPNSDDWTHSSAFTFNLATHGNSSIQLTAHRSTAADSHTLLNFAVVLNGFPSFTELKTLWVSNACSLSSETPFLPLVLQLLQEIISRSPAGQKSTCPRSRLQKLKPDPVSWIMDSHSPESFSGFFNLIFLIRLFWVCACDAPAEIGSFYFNYLLSPHLEAMSSNHAPVLRTFLITIGVDAELCFTRTLGYVIAKWLILREVGVGLQTLTHAPPQRSLGFTYATEAHGLWILKGHAPVMGMRVTRAGGGGRKYQFPLIEAKESALRYALAHQQLEAVVQLEYSVRYHEGYVHVGTRVDNIRLHVARLALGSVDDVEYAEERHFVSRVRVWVGPEVGANYVGAVSLGRSTENAEREVKVQKILKGRFGKTKMSTVKATSRSSTRTKMRNWRWDQEAEGNAAVFEAVLCDNTTGNEVATKKNSGGSEKGEDGGVGESFMNRYSGTNRAFSKAGGVVFAGDEYGEEVGWRLSKETEGSVLKWRIGGQIWLSYCPNEMRIPYFETRCVEWCDEVDLPLIPTK from the coding sequence ATGGATATCTGGTCTTGGATTTCTGACCTCCCCAACTCCGATGACTGGACTCACTCCTCTGCTTTCACCTTCAACCTCGCCACTCATGGAAATTCCTCGATTCAACTCACTGCCCACCGCTCCACCGCCGCCGATTCCCATACACTTCTTAATTTCGCCGTCGTACTTAATGGGTTCCCGTCATTTACCGAGCTGAAGACCTTGTGGGTCTCGAATGCCTGTTCTCTGTCGTCCGAGACACCATTCCTTCCTCTGGTTCTTCAACTCCTTCAAGAAATCATTTCCCGGTCACCTGCCGGGCAGAAGAGTACCTGCCCTCGCTCTCGTTTACAGAAACTGAAACCCGACCCGGTTTCATGGATCATGGACTCTCACTCGCCGGAATCTTTCTCCGGCTTCTTTAATCTCATTTTCCTCATCCGACTCTTCTGGGTTTGCGCCTGTGACGCCCCTGCTGAAATCGGCTCTTTCTACTTCAATTACTTGCTTTCCCCACACCTTGAAGCTATGTCGTCCAACCACGCGCCGGTATTGCGAACGTTTCTCATCACCATTGGCGTTGATGCTGAGCTCTGTTTCACTCGCACGCTCGGGTACGTGATAGCGAAATGGCTAATCCTCAGAGAAGTCGGCGTTGGGCTACAGACACTAACCCACGCGCCGCCGCAACGAAGCCTCGGTTTCACCTACGCGACGGAGGCGCACGGGTTGTGGATTCTGAAAGGCCACGCGCCGGTAATGGGGATGAGAGTGACACGCGCCGGTGGCGGTGGTCGGAAGTATCAGTTCCCATTAATCGAAGCGAAAGAATCGGCGTTGAGATACGCTCTGGCCCACCAGCAGCTTGAGGCGGTCGTTCAGTTAGAATATTCCGTCCGGTACCACGAGGGCTATGTTCACGTAGGAACACGTGTCGATAATATTAGACTCCACGTGGCAAGGCTGGCCCTCGGGAGCGTTGATGACGTGGAGTATGCAGAGGAGAGGCATTTCGTTTCACGGGTTCGGGTTTGGGTCGGGCCGGAAGTCGGAGCAAATTATGTCGGGGCAGTGAGTTTGGGCCGGTCGACGGAGAATGCAGAACGGGAGGTGAAAGTGCAGAAGATTTTGAAGGGTAGATTTGGAAAAACGAAAATGTCGACGGTGAAGGCGACGTCGAGGAGCTCGACTAGGACGAAGATGAGGAATTGGCGGTGGGACCAGGAGGCGGAGGGGAATGCGGCGGTGTTCGAGGCGGTGCTGTGCGATAACACGACGGGGAACGAGGTGGCGACGAAGAAGAATTCCGGTGGGAGCGAGAAGGGCGAAGACGGGGGCGTGGGAGAGAGTTTTATGAACCGGTACAGTGGAACGAACCGGGCATTTAGTAAAGCCGGAGGAGTGGTTTTTGCGGGAGATGAGTATGGGGAAGAGGTGGGGTGGAGGCTGAGTAAAGAAACGGAAGGGAGTGTATTAAAATGGCGAATTGGAGGCCAAATTTGGTTAAGTTATTGTCCAAATGAGATGAGAATTCCTTATTTTGAAACAAGGTGTGTGGAGTGGTGTGATGAGGTTGATTTGCCTCTAATTCCCACTAAATGA